The Onychomys torridus chromosome 4, mOncTor1.1, whole genome shotgun sequence genome includes a window with the following:
- the LOC118581646 gene encoding plasmanylethanolamine desaturase gives MAGAEDAPGRQPELDEDETAESRRWGAQHAGARELAALYSPGKRFQEWCSVILCFSLIAHNLVHLLLLACWEHTPLVILGVVAGALVADFLSGLVHWGADTWGSVDLPIVGKAFIRPFREHHIDPTAITRHDFIETNGDNCLVTLLPLLNMAYKFQTQSPETLEQLYPWECFVFCLIIFGTFTNQIHKWSHTYLGLPYWVTVLQDWHVILPRKHHRIHHVAPHETYFCITTGWLNYPLEVIGFWRRLEDLIQGLTGEKPRADDMKWAQKVK, from the exons ATGGCGGGCGCCGAGGACGCGCCGGGCCGGCAGCCGGAGCTGGATGAGGACGAGACGGCGGAGAGCCGGCGCTGGGGCGCACAGCACGCCGGTGCCCGTGAGCTGGCGGCGCTCTACTCGCCAG GCAAGCGTTTCCAGGAGTGGTGTTCTGTGATCCTGTGTTTCAGCCTCATCGCCCACAACCTGGTCCACCTCCTGTTGCTGGCCTGCTGGGAGCACACACCCCTCGTCATCCTAGGTGTTG TTGCCGGGGCTCTCGTTGCTGACTTCCTGTCCGGCCTGGTACATTGGGGTGCCGATACGTGGGGCTCTGTGGATCTGCCCATTGTGGGGAAG GCCTTCATCCGGCCGTTCCGGGAGCACCACATCGACCCCACAGCCATCACGAGGCATGACTTCATTGAGACCAATGGTGACAACTGCCTGGTAACGCTCCTGCCGCTGCTGAACATGGCCTACAAGTTCCAAACCCAGAGCCCAG AGACCCTGGAGCAGCTGTACCCCTGGGAATGTTTCGTCTTCTGCCTGATCATCTTTGGCACCTTCACCAACCAGATCCACAAATGGTCACACACATATTTGGGGCTGCCCTATTGGGTCACCGTCCTGCAGGACTGGCACGTGATTCTGCCACGGAAACACCATCGCATCCATCATGTGGCGCCCCACGAGACATACTTCTGTATCACCACAG GCTGGCTCAACTACCCGCTAGAGGTGATAGGCTTCTGGCGTCGCTTGGAGGACCTCATCCAGGGCCTGACGGGTGAGAAGCCTCGGGCGGACGACATGAAGTGGGCCCAGAAGGTCAAGTAG